The segment tactggacgtgtctgaacctGGCACTTAACTGACATACCGACTGCTACAATTTAGTCGAATGTAGTTCCCACAGCCACCGTTGTCCAACGTGGCGTGCAGAACAGAACCATGTAAGTTTAACGAAGTCGGTATTTCAGTTCGTGTAACACGATCTTCCATAAGATGTGAAATCTAATTCCTATAACTGATCTGTGGTGGGAGCTCTCCCTGGAGACTAGGGAATATATCCAAACACAAACGATTGAATTCCTTAATCAAGCCCTCTTATAAAtaatttccaataaaaattCTCGCCACTGGATCAACAATCTTTCAAGAAACttgaaatgaaattaatataagaaaatCTCTGTGCGATCATTTCTATAACTAATATATCCCCCATTCAATCTCCCACGAACTCCCAAAATGCTCCGAAACCACGCCGGGCGCCGGGCCACAAGTTCCAATCCGCCCGCCTGCTCGAACAGAAAAACGATATATCCCTAGAAACGTCTCAGTTATATCACGATTCGGCCGCAGATAACAAGCACAGTCCGCCGCCGTTATacattcaaaataattaaaatgcacAATGCCGCGGCCTGCCTAGGCTCGCCCCGCTTCCGTGGCATGAACCGTACGCGTGCACAGCGGGTGTTCGTGCGCGCAGAAAAAAATGTGAAGCAATAATGTAGATTGTAGAAAATGTCGTGTCGCATATGTATGTAAACATTACGCAATAGAGCGGTTTCCAGGGGAAACAGTACTGGACGGGGCGCCGCGAAATATTAAACCGTGCTGGCGATCACGCCGCCGAAGGAAGTGGCGCGGCTCTAATTCGCGGGTGCAACGGTGCCTCCTCCGTGGGAAGCCAGCGACCGTGTGTTATCACGGCTGGAGATTTTACTCGTGAAATGTCAAAATGGCGTCTTCGCAGGACGCTTGGTATCTGTCGTTGTTAGGGCTAGCAGAAAACTTTCGCACCTCCAGTCCGCCGAATATTAAATCGTGTATACAGTGCTTGCAAGCGGTATTCAATTTTAAGCCGCCTCCGAGGGTCGAGGCGCGTACTCACCTTCAGCTTGGTAACATCCTCCTCACGCATACCAAAAACATCGATTTGGCGCGATCTCACTTAGAACAAGCGGTCAGTCCAAATATTATTCACCATCCAACTACTCGCAAGTAACGTTACTCACTGTTATCTTCTAATAGCATCGCGTACATCCCGTACATTTCTGTAATTCTTTGGATCGAGATCCTAACCTTTCTTCTTATTTTGGTACCGTCGGTAACGTAACTTGAGAAGTGGTTATAGAACTGGTTTGCTGTGTCGGTGAACTATTTGAGTAATACTTCATTGCGTGCCCCTTTAAGTACGATTTCAGCCGAGTGTTTGTAACGCGAATATTACATTTCAGTGGCGGCTGAGCCAGAATATAAACACTTTCGACGATGTGAAGTTCGAAGCTGCGAGTGTGGTTGCGGAACTGTACgagcaacagcagcaaccaAATCTCAGCAAGCCGATATTACGGAAGGCTATTGAACTCTCGCAGCACAATGTGTATTGGCACTGCAGACTTATATTTCAACTCGCAGTAAGTTGAGAATCGCTGGGTGTAACGCCAGCCGTTAAACGATCCTGCAATAACCTTGTACCATCCGTTCCAGCAAATACACGCGTCGGAAAAGGATTTCGTCGCGGCTAGTAGCCTGCTCGCGGTGGGCGTCGATTACTCGCATATCAGCAACGCGAGTTACACGCGAGTCCTGTTCCTGCTGAGCCGGTGTATGCTTCTGTTGATAGACAAGAAGTTCACGGAGGTCCATCCGCTTTTAAATTCGGCGGGGCATCATGTAGAGAATTGGCAGGGTAGCCCGCACCAAAAGGAATATTTGAAAGTGTATTTTTTGGTACTTCAAGTTTGTCATTACTTAATGGCGGGGCAGGTAAGCGGGGAACAGTTTCTTGCCTTTTGTTCAATGGATTAATTTATGACTAGAAAACTAGAAGACTAAGAGTTACTATTTAACAGGTGAAAAGCGTGAAGCCTTGTTTGAAACAGTTGCAACAGAGTATACAGACCATAATGTCTCCCAGCTGGCCAGCGGATGAAATAGTCACGGGCTCGAACATCGGGGACATGTTCATATGGATGCCAAAGGACCATTTATACGTGCTGGTTTATTTAGTAACAGTTATGCATTCGATGCAAGCTGGTTACATGGACAAGGCGCAGAAGTATACAGACAAAGCGTTGACTCAAATTGAGAAGCTGAAAAGTAATTGCAGCACGATGCTTTCTAATTGTCTCGCTGGAGTTCCGACGTGAACGTAATGTTTGCAATTGTTCCTTACAGTCGTCGACAACAAACCTATACTCTCCGTCTTTCAACTGATGTTGTTGGAGCACATAGTGATGTGTCGGCTCGTGATGGGGAACAAAAGCGTGGCTCTCGCAGAGATCTCTCAAGCCTGCCAGCTCTGCAGGAGGCAGCCAAGGTTACTACAAGGTCACAGGCCACAATTGCATGCTTTGTTAGGATTATACGCAATGTCAATGAATTGCATGGAGGCGGCGGAAGCCCAGTTCACAGCTGCTCTCAGAGTAAGACGACAAATGcttaaaggccgtcgcgcattttagcAAAACGCGGCGAAGCGAAGCACGGCGTTGTGAAACGAaaggtttataaacaattgcacgggaataatgaattattattaatatcctCGATTCGTGagaatgcgcgacggccttaggTCATTCCAACTTTGTTGCCTCCAAAGGAATGTACGACTTGTATTCTCCCGCAGACATCGCAGGAAAGGGAACTCTGGACCTTCGCGAATTTAAACTTGGCGATAGTGTATCTGAGAACTAAAAGGGACGCAGAATTAGGTGCTTTACTTGAACGGATAAATCCCGAGTCTCTGCCATCGCACTCGCATTCGTTGAGAGCGGCGGCGTATTATGTACAGGGACTTCAAGCGTTTTTTGGAGCTAGATACAACGAAGCAAAGTATGAACCGATATTTCATCGAGCGATTGTTGATAATTAGTTATTGATTATCAGTTGAGTTATTAAATTCTTGAATGCGTTCGCAGGAGATATCTACGGGAAACGTTAAAGATGGCGAACTCGGAAGATTTGAATCGACTCACATCGTGTAGCCTCGTACTTTTGGGACACATATTCCTTTCCTTAGGGAATAGCAGGGAGTCTATGAACATGGTCACACCGGCGATGCAGTTAGCTTCTAAGATACCTGACGTACACGTGCAATTATGGGCCACTGCTATACTCAAAGGTACACGACTGCTCGACTATATTTTAGAACAGTAATGATCAACCCGCGGCCCGTATCTAGTCTTCCAGCcactgacctgcggcccgcaaTTGTTTTAACTGTAAATCTATGTcggaaataacaaattcaccccataaattaaagttctttgattagtatatttaagtactgtgccccgatggaaagaagtcggtcgagaaactctagggttcgaatagtatatccctattggccgacgcgagaacgtcgacgaatacaaactaagcaaacgggacacgggcggcgggaaccaatgcgagcgaagaacccctattgcccctgtgacatttcaaccgacttctttccatcgggccacggtatttaatattgcggcccgcggaAAGTATTAGATTCCCACTTTCTGAATCATCGAACGAGGATACTTTTGTTGCAGATCTTTACAGAATTTGTGGGGACCCGAATCGCGAAAGCGACGCGTACCAAATGCATTGTACCTTCTCGCAGACGTTGCTGAAAGATCACTTTCAGAGCACGCAAATGGGCGAGCATTCTCTCATACAGTGGACTGACGGCCCTGTGCCTGCCTTACCGAGCAACCCGCCACCTTCCACGTCGCAGGCCATTCTTTAATGACGCCGAAAGATTCCACGGTCTACCTGTCCGAAAGAATGTAAAATACTTTGACGGAGCGCAGAGGCGCGCTAGGTTTCTACGATTATTATTGCTTGGATTACAGAATGAGAAAATAAAGCGCGAGGGTGACAACGGGAAAGGAGAATGGGGGAGCGCGGCCCCCCTTGCACGGGGAAATGAAATTGTTTGGAACTGGATATTGACTAATATCCAAACTCGTCTATTGTTCGTATCCTTTCGGGTCTCTATGAGTCACAGATTTATCATTTgcgaaatttcataaaaagatttatatatatatataggtttgTACAAACAGTTTATTGTAGTCATATTTTCTACGTCACAGAGAGATACGCAAAAGGTGAACATATGTATAGAACtttgatatattttattattttgtatattGTAAATTATCTCGaacctctttttcttcttttcccaCGTAACTTGTACATCATCGAACACACACATGTACACAGGCACACACGAGAAAATTTATAGACCCTACCGCTCACAGTGCCGGACGGCACGAGTCATGTACGAGGATCAGGCGAATTGCTTCATTTGGCAatcttatatttaatttatgctTTAAATGTAGCTTTCGTTGTAACAGAATTTAGGGATACTTGTTGCTCGCACTTACGTCGAAGGCCGGTCTTAATTTTCTGCGAAGAAAATTGCAATGCTTCCGGCCTGACTAACTTAATTCTTCTTTTTATATCTTCGTTGCTCtctacaaaaaggaaaagaaatttaTCTGTATGCGACACCCCAGGCATAGAAGATAAAGACCGTAACGTTAATATATTATGTCGTACGTTGACTTTATTCGCATATCTTTCTTGAATGTCTTACTCATACGTCTTTTTAGGTTTACATAGCACGTTGGCAAGTACGTCTTCAATTAGGCTTCGACTCGAGACTGATCACAAATCGTTATAGAGAATTGCGGTATGATATGGATCGGGAAATACGATACgcgtaaatattttgaaaacacaTACCGGGAGTCCAGTTCGAGCGAAATTACGCGAAATCTCGTTTGTAAAAATAACACCGCAGTCAATGAAAGCGTTAGAACgattttttaatagaatattcattataatatatatatgtccAGCGTACTGTGCTCTTCGATGACCAAAGTAGGGGTTTAAAATTCGGGCTGTGGACACAACAGAGGTACATTGTGTCGGGGAGTGTACTCTTGTATATTGGACAGATGAAATAGTAGGTACAACAGGTTTGCAGAATGTGTTTGAGAAAGAAATTACCGTACCTATCGTATGCGTGGTGCGTATCAGTTGATGTGTTTTTATTAAACaatgtatgtatgtaatgtataattaaaataaacacaACCGTGAGTAGTATTAGATAGAGCAatatataaagaagaaaaataaaggggCCTTAATATGTGGTAAGCTAAGGGGCAAAGATGTTCCGCCTAACTCTTtgcttttgtttaaattaagatattgtacatattttaaataGTAAAGATAATAAAGAGTAAAACAGGAAAATATAAACGAATTATTGTCTCTAAAAATCTTTCGACTGTGTATTAATTAATCATGATAGggtggatgtcccaattactgccactttatttattttacttaaagaaAACGTAACGCGTGAAGAAtactgtacaataataataataagaacagtcAATATTTAgacgttacgtttttattaagggggtaggttaccctaaaaattttcgaaaattggtttttagaatgtttgcatattccgctagctaatacatcttttctacgtattttaagcgcaatcgGGCccagaaattctaaaaaatgtacgagcctgcacatgagattttataacgatgtccaactttaaacgcgatttcccagaaactacgtttcccaaaacggtgaacataaaatctcgaaaacctgaatgaaaatttacagggagctacAGGAAACCATTCCCCTCTATGTatcgggagcacattttcaatataaattcttaaggaaaagataaaaaatatttttcctacaaaaaagggaaaaaatcagaaacatcaacataaaaattgtattaatttgtttaacaaaattttgctttctgcacaagatggagactgtcttacagattataaaaatgc is part of the Andrena cerasifolii isolate SP2316 chromosome 1, iyAndCera1_principal, whole genome shotgun sequence genome and harbors:
- the Mau2 gene encoding mau2 sister chromatid cohesion factor; this translates as MASSQDAWYLSLLGLAENFRTSSPPNIKSCIQCLQAVFNFKPPPRVEARTHLQLGNILLTHTKNIDLARSHLEQAWRLSQNINTFDDVKFEAASVVAELYEQQQQPNLSKPILRKAIELSQHNVYWHCRLIFQLAQIHASEKDFVAASSLLAVGVDYSHISNASYTRVLFLLSRCMLLLIDKKFTEVHPLLNSAGHHVENWQGSPHQKEYLKVYFLVLQVCHYLMAGQVKSVKPCLKQLQQSIQTIMSPSWPADEIVTGSNIGDMFIWMPKDHLYVLVYLVTVMHSMQAGYMDKAQKYTDKALTQIEKLKIVDNKPILSVFQLMLLEHIVMCRLVMGNKSVALAEISQACQLCRRQPRLLQGHRPQLHALLGLYAMSMNCMEAAEAQFTAALRTSQERELWTFANLNLAIVYLRTKRDAELGALLERINPESLPSHSHSLRAAAYYVQGLQAFFGARYNEAKRYLRETLKMANSEDLNRLTSCSLVLLGHIFLSLGNSRESMNMVTPAMQLASKIPDVHVQLWATAILKDLYRICGDPNRESDAYQMHCTFSQTLLKDHFQSTQMGEHSLIQWTDGPVPALPSNPPPSTSQAIL